One Planctomycetaceae bacterium DNA window includes the following coding sequences:
- a CDS encoding DUF2071 domain-containing protein — protein sequence MRLPAISGIIDRRILANYRVDPACMSAALPAPFRPKIVNGYAIGGICLIRLKRVRPKLLPIPWGIGSENAAHRIAVEWESSGQTMQGVYIPRRDTNSMLNSLAGGRIFPGVHHRAKFTVVEKDHDYSVTMASDDGVARVHVAGSVTSKFADSSVFASLKSAADFFELGALGYSDTNTIGKFDGIELQCENWQVESLNIDRIQSSYFEDQSRFPRGSVEFDCALLMRDIAHEWHGRPDLCCTEKTGG from the coding sequence ATGCGTCTACCAGCTATCAGCGGAATCATCGACCGACGCATTCTTGCAAACTATCGCGTTGATCCTGCCTGTATGTCAGCTGCGTTGCCTGCGCCGTTTCGGCCGAAAATCGTCAATGGATACGCGATCGGTGGGATCTGCCTGATTCGCCTGAAACGCGTTCGACCGAAACTGCTCCCTATTCCGTGGGGAATTGGTTCGGAGAATGCGGCGCATCGAATTGCGGTTGAATGGGAGTCGAGCGGTCAAACAATGCAGGGTGTTTACATTCCTCGACGCGATACCAACTCAATGCTGAATTCCCTGGCCGGTGGAAGAATCTTTCCCGGAGTGCATCACCGTGCAAAATTCACCGTGGTTGAAAAAGACCATGACTATTCTGTGACGATGGCAAGTGACGATGGAGTCGCCAGGGTGCATGTTGCCGGTTCCGTCACGTCGAAGTTCGCGGACTCTTCCGTTTTTGCTTCTCTCAAGTCTGCCGCTGACTTCTTTGAGCTGGGAGCACTTGGATACTCGGACACCAATACCATCGGCAAATTTGATGGCATCGAATTGCAATGCGAGAATTGGCAGGTTGAATCACTGAACATTGACAGAATTCAATCCAGCTACTTCGAGGATCAGTCGCGATTCCCACGTGGCTCGGTTGAATTTGACTGCGCGCTGCTCATGCGGGATATTGCTCACGAATGGCATGGTCGCCCCGATCTGTGCTGTACAGAGAAGACCGGGGGTTAA
- the hflX gene encoding GTPase HflX gives MGDPKREELSVSSQKAILVGVFSPDEGFTREDALEELRGLVKTAGVEVVGEMVQMRDTPHTSHCVGTGKLEELKQLVEATDAQVVIFDNNLTPSQGRALEQALEKPIVDRSEVILDIFATHAQTHEAMLQVELAQLMYFRTRLKRMWTHLERIGGGGTGGLGAGRGPGEKQLETDRRLVDKRISELKRKLREVEQRRERTVSLRRDLPTVSLVGYTNAGKSTLMRQLTGADVLVEDKLFATLDTRTRRWSLPGFGEVLLSDTVGFVRNLPHHLVASFRSTLEEARHTDLLLHIVDASNPEAERQIHTVYQVLKEIGIECSNVLLVLNKVDRIEDQSLVDVLRRHYVDTVTISAATGAGTDRLAAVVAERLSGGFCTVSFETGSGNGKLFAWLSQHATESTRTYTDESAARVKIECQIPRPFVRVMPKNDVEQLVIDGEAVIEVAADEFEEFLRQRNAHAEAAVVSSDPLTSSGEEH, from the coding sequence TTGGGCGATCCCAAACGAGAAGAATTGAGCGTTTCGAGCCAGAAGGCCATCCTGGTCGGAGTTTTCTCGCCCGATGAAGGCTTCACTCGGGAGGACGCTCTTGAAGAGCTTCGCGGTCTCGTCAAGACCGCGGGCGTTGAGGTCGTAGGGGAAATGGTGCAGATGCGCGATACTCCTCATACCTCACATTGTGTCGGCACAGGGAAACTGGAGGAGCTGAAGCAACTGGTTGAAGCCACGGATGCTCAGGTTGTGATCTTCGACAACAACCTGACTCCGTCTCAGGGCCGTGCCCTTGAGCAGGCGCTGGAAAAACCAATTGTTGACCGCAGTGAAGTGATCCTGGACATTTTTGCAACCCATGCGCAAACGCACGAAGCGATGCTGCAGGTCGAACTTGCTCAACTGATGTACTTTCGCACTCGCCTGAAACGCATGTGGACTCACCTTGAACGCATTGGCGGCGGTGGCACTGGTGGTCTTGGCGCGGGCCGTGGTCCGGGCGAAAAGCAGCTGGAAACAGACCGTCGACTGGTCGATAAACGAATCTCAGAACTGAAACGTAAGTTGAGAGAGGTTGAGCAGCGCAGGGAGCGAACTGTCTCATTGCGCCGCGATCTGCCGACGGTCTCGCTGGTGGGGTATACCAATGCTGGCAAGAGTACACTGATGCGGCAGCTGACGGGCGCGGATGTCCTTGTTGAAGACAAGTTGTTCGCAACGCTGGATACCCGAACCCGACGTTGGAGCCTGCCTGGCTTCGGGGAAGTGTTGCTTAGCGATACGGTTGGTTTCGTTCGCAATCTGCCACACCATCTTGTCGCATCGTTCCGATCAACTTTGGAAGAGGCTCGCCATACGGACCTATTGCTGCATATCGTGGATGCAAGTAACCCGGAGGCGGAACGGCAAATTCACACCGTTTATCAGGTGCTGAAAGAGATCGGGATTGAATGTTCGAATGTCTTGCTGGTATTAAACAAGGTGGATCGAATCGAAGATCAATCGCTTGTGGATGTGCTGCGTCGGCACTACGTCGATACGGTTACAATCAGCGCTGCGACGGGGGCTGGCACGGACCGACTGGCTGCGGTTGTCGCGGAACGGCTTTCCGGGGGATTTTGCACCGTCAGTTTTGAAACGGGTAGCGGTAACGGGAAACTCTTCGCGTGGCTGTCGCAGCACGCAACAGAAAGTACCCGCACATACACGGATGAATCGGCTGCACGCGTAAAAATTGAATGTCAGATTCCTCGACCATTCGTCAGAGTGATGCCCAAAAACGATGTGGAACAACTGGTGATCGATGGTGAAGCTGTCATCGAAGTTGCTGCAGACGAATTCGAGGAATTCCTCAGGCAGCGTAACGCTCACGCCGAGGCCGCTGTCGTGTCAAGCGACCCTCTGACTTCATCCGGTGAAGAACATTAA
- a CDS encoding redoxin domain-containing protein has product MKSILMLGVAVVMTSIALTSTCSVRADETSEVAAAVRVSATDGSAADPRTEFGRPVSSGLAFTLKTVDGESVSVQPSSDSEFTVVCFLGTECPLAKLYTGRLNSLAATYAAKGVRIVGVISNRQDSAADIRAYLMEHSLSFPLVRDINNLVADAYEAKRTPEVYLLNSSLEILYRGRVDDQYEPGVSRNAPTRLDLQEALDEAIARKPVSVPQTEVSGCLIGRVRTMTLPPVVSEHSVTFCNQVIRVFEQHCIECHRSGEIGPFSLDNYEDAVGWAETSLEVIDNGRMPPWNADPEIGHFANARHMPERDRQVLRDWIAQGMPEGDQADMPQRQQRESGWQLDDKPDFEVAMRNRPYSVAAEGTIEYQYFVVDPGFEEDKWVTAAQIIPGNRSVVHHAIVFIRPPDGSEFRGIGWLTAYVPGQRLVDMPPGFARRIPAGSKLVFQMHYTANGSPQEDLTKLAIQFCDASRVTHQLITLIGIDQEFEIPPRAANHKVTGKVRWMPKQGQLIAVAPHMHVRGKSFVLTAERNGIREPLLSVPEYDFNWQHNYVLQPPLPIEDLDGIHFEATFDNSAQNPFNPDPDEWVNWGDQTWEEMAVVFLEVAEPIAPRASGSEEETRVTGTERKPSMPESSGNEPEQRHEERVRKFVDDFFARLDANNDGVVDRKEAPIALRNQFWRFDLDGDQRATREELRELADKKL; this is encoded by the coding sequence ATGAAATCCATTCTGATGCTAGGCGTTGCGGTGGTTATGACAAGCATCGCCCTGACGTCGACCTGCTCCGTCCGCGCTGACGAGACCTCCGAAGTCGCCGCGGCGGTACGTGTTTCTGCAACGGACGGCTCAGCCGCTGATCCTCGAACAGAATTCGGGAGACCAGTTTCCTCTGGGCTCGCGTTCACCCTGAAAACCGTGGACGGCGAAAGTGTTTCCGTGCAGCCGTCGTCGGATTCAGAATTTACCGTCGTTTGCTTTCTGGGCACTGAGTGTCCGTTGGCGAAGCTCTATACCGGGCGTTTGAATAGTCTGGCGGCAACTTATGCTGCGAAGGGAGTTCGCATTGTTGGGGTCATCAGCAATCGGCAGGACTCGGCAGCTGATATTCGCGCGTATCTGATGGAACACTCGCTGAGCTTCCCGCTCGTTCGTGATATCAACAACCTTGTTGCGGATGCGTACGAAGCCAAACGAACTCCGGAAGTCTATCTCCTGAATTCCAGCCTTGAAATCCTTTATCGGGGACGTGTCGATGACCAGTACGAACCGGGAGTGAGTCGCAACGCGCCTACTCGTCTGGATCTGCAGGAGGCACTTGATGAAGCCATCGCACGCAAGCCGGTCAGCGTTCCGCAAACCGAAGTGTCCGGATGTCTGATTGGTCGCGTACGAACAATGACGCTGCCTCCGGTGGTATCGGAACACTCTGTCACGTTCTGTAATCAGGTGATTCGAGTCTTCGAACAGCACTGCATTGAGTGTCATCGCAGTGGAGAAATCGGGCCGTTCTCACTGGATAATTACGAGGATGCTGTTGGCTGGGCCGAAACGTCACTTGAGGTCATCGACAACGGGCGGATGCCTCCGTGGAACGCTGACCCGGAGATTGGACATTTCGCAAATGCTCGCCATATGCCGGAACGCGATCGGCAGGTGTTACGAGACTGGATCGCACAGGGGATGCCAGAGGGGGACCAGGCGGATATGCCCCAGCGGCAGCAACGAGAATCCGGATGGCAATTGGATGATAAACCTGATTTCGAAGTCGCCATGCGAAATCGCCCTTATTCTGTCGCAGCAGAAGGAACAATTGAGTACCAGTATTTTGTTGTTGACCCCGGATTTGAAGAAGACAAGTGGGTGACTGCCGCTCAGATCATTCCCGGGAATCGATCCGTCGTGCATCACGCAATTGTGTTCATTCGCCCGCCGGACGGCAGCGAATTCCGGGGCATTGGCTGGTTGACGGCCTATGTGCCGGGACAGCGTCTGGTTGACATGCCACCCGGATTCGCCCGCCGAATTCCAGCGGGATCAAAACTCGTCTTCCAGATGCACTATACCGCTAATGGATCTCCACAAGAGGATCTGACGAAGCTGGCGATTCAGTTTTGCGATGCTTCCAGGGTTACGCATCAACTGATCACCCTGATCGGTATTGATCAGGAGTTCGAGATTCCTCCTCGTGCCGCAAATCACAAAGTCACTGGCAAAGTGCGGTGGATGCCAAAACAGGGCCAACTGATTGCTGTCGCACCTCATATGCATGTCCGGGGCAAGAGTTTCGTCCTCACAGCTGAACGGAATGGAATTCGTGAACCATTGCTGAGCGTTCCGGAGTATGACTTTAACTGGCAACATAACTACGTCCTTCAGCCACCTCTTCCAATTGAAGATCTTGATGGCATTCACTTTGAAGCAACTTTCGACAACTCGGCCCAAAATCCATTCAATCCGGACCCGGACGAATGGGTGAACTGGGGAGACCAGACCTGGGAAGAAATGGCGGTGGTGTTTCTGGAAGTCGCTGAACCGATTGCACCCAGGGCATCCGGCAGCGAAGAAGAAACCAGAGTCACTGGAACAGAACGCAAGCCGTCAATGCCTGAATCGTCTGGGAACGAGCCTGAACAGCGGCATGAGGAACGGGTCCGGAAGTTCGTGGATGACTTCTTCGCCCGCCTGGACGCTAACAACGATGGAGTCGTTGATCGCAAAGAAGCTCCAATCGCCCTGCGCAATCAGTTCTGGCGATTTGATCTGGATGGTGACCAGCGTGCCACCAGAGAGGAATTGCGAGAACTTGCAGACAAGAAACTGTAA
- a CDS encoding mechanosensitive ion channel — translation MIHRHKTPDVFSQPCAGTAGSIHRTMGILAIRCATGIVGMLLVGFPSSPLTADDSTPQLRWNIPVEAASDQTSLADADSGSEFSFRKNLAGNPFDTDKASSDSFGDFRLLGGNPEAGQSIQRVSLILLSIQAEPGSQLASPPDSKAPTETVDQPPGNVMLLNTPPPSPRRVPAEGQTERPGNRVAARRQADEGRGTQERSGQAQPDEVLRPVPSPTTPGRAADPPQAPATGQTPSPVTTGDTTPEIQVTPPLTAEVVASRRTAMEQRTDLSEEVKLQALKNYQQAIELLSQKADADKRYAEQKNQKETGPALIADVKAQLEQPAIRPEPDFPPDSSVAELDQLRLADEELASEARRGLEEWETKAKIRAERRPQMPALIESTRKSLEEAEKAFRSPAPEGENPVLTQSRQTQQEAMVMLLKSQLEQYRVEQMRYEALNELFPLQRDLLLRNRNAYEKRLESWKAILTEARREETARQAREAREKLQNAHPRLRSLAERNAELVARRRALQEFLTEKSTDLTAISGKLTSVEEQFENVNKKNRVRLTTALGVLLRNQRNQLPDADDYYDIRLEAEEDLVRLQTEQMQLTDERNDLGDIETQVSAVLADQTNLAGTIEQQQVSTDGFASEDLRQMAYELLTDRRKYLDDLLADYSTGLQTLGETDVACRRLESLIQQFEAYIDERVLWIRSASAVGIGFPAKTIETARSFIWHPEWVPLIMFIISDAQESWIEYALLLAVLGVLVGFRRRMKSTIATLGVTAQKQTGSGIPQTLLATLLTIIMASVWSVILWFIGWRLGKCDLDLASAMSDAFQFAARWLWNVNSFRGLCRQNGVAQSFLEWPESIVQSLKRNLLLYIAGALPLAFIVVASDKVDQGTASDSVGRLAFVLYSLLLATILRRLVNPNGSVIGDLLRSRPGSLMYRLRWLWYPVAIGAPLCLAVLALMGYQYTAEELMMRLQMTIGLSIVLLIIYTMMMQWMLAARRDLAMKQAKAKRAAAIAARESESENSAGTTLPPIEEPHIDLSTVNQQMLRLVRATLIVIFFGSSWAIWGQVLPALQVFSRFELWQVVVEFSETIDDGVSTPTVQEISRVESITLGHMLLAVIALIGAVVAGRNVPGLLELAVLQRLPIDQGGRHAITTLCRYIIMLSGIIFASNTIGVSWGSVQWLVAALTVGLGFGLQEIFANFVSGLIILFERPVRIGDVVTIDGVSGCVTRIHIRATTITDWDRKEYIVPNREFVTGKLLNWTLSDKTNRIVINVGIAYGSDTEQALALLLKVAEDHPLILSDPPPVVAFEGFGDSCLNLVLRCFLPNLDQRLAVISQLHVDIDRAYRAADIEMAFPQRDLHIRSLPAGLEAAIAARTARPVIDIQTAASDSVPEDKPQT, via the coding sequence ATGATTCACAGGCATAAAACACCGGACGTTTTCAGCCAGCCATGCGCAGGCACAGCAGGAAGCATTCATCGGACGATGGGAATTCTGGCGATTCGCTGCGCCACAGGCATTGTTGGAATGCTTCTGGTCGGTTTTCCTTCCAGCCCGCTGACTGCCGATGATTCCACCCCACAATTGCGGTGGAACATTCCCGTTGAGGCCGCGAGCGACCAGACGTCGCTGGCTGATGCGGATTCCGGATCGGAGTTTTCATTCCGGAAAAACCTCGCCGGGAATCCTTTTGATACGGATAAGGCGTCTTCGGATAGTTTCGGAGACTTCCGACTTCTGGGAGGCAACCCCGAAGCAGGGCAGTCTATCCAAAGAGTGTCTCTGATCTTATTGAGCATTCAGGCGGAGCCGGGGTCGCAGCTGGCGTCACCGCCCGATTCAAAGGCTCCCACGGAGACGGTTGACCAGCCTCCCGGAAATGTGATGTTGCTGAACACGCCCCCTCCTTCGCCAAGACGAGTTCCGGCAGAGGGTCAGACGGAGAGACCCGGCAATCGCGTGGCTGCCAGGCGACAGGCGGATGAAGGCCGGGGGACTCAGGAGCGATCCGGACAGGCTCAGCCGGACGAGGTCCTGCGACCGGTTCCATCGCCAACAACTCCCGGTCGGGCTGCTGACCCGCCACAGGCTCCAGCAACAGGTCAAACGCCGTCTCCCGTTACGACGGGCGATACAACGCCGGAGATTCAGGTGACGCCGCCGCTAACGGCAGAAGTTGTAGCCAGTCGCCGTACTGCGATGGAGCAACGCACGGATCTTTCTGAAGAAGTGAAATTACAGGCCCTGAAGAATTATCAGCAGGCCATTGAACTACTGTCCCAGAAAGCCGACGCCGACAAGCGTTATGCCGAACAGAAAAACCAGAAAGAGACCGGACCTGCGCTCATCGCAGACGTCAAAGCTCAGCTGGAACAGCCAGCGATCCGACCGGAGCCTGATTTCCCTCCCGATTCCAGCGTAGCCGAACTCGACCAGTTGCGTCTGGCTGATGAAGAATTGGCTTCCGAAGCCAGACGAGGGCTGGAAGAGTGGGAAACGAAGGCGAAGATCCGCGCCGAACGGCGACCTCAGATGCCCGCTCTGATCGAATCAACCCGCAAGTCCCTGGAGGAAGCAGAGAAAGCATTTCGCAGCCCCGCTCCGGAAGGTGAAAATCCGGTCCTGACTCAGTCCCGACAGACTCAGCAGGAAGCGATGGTGATGCTGTTGAAGTCACAACTGGAACAATATCGTGTCGAACAAATGCGATACGAAGCCCTGAATGAACTGTTTCCACTGCAAAGAGACCTGTTGCTTCGCAACCGGAATGCCTACGAGAAGCGGCTTGAGAGCTGGAAGGCAATCCTGACAGAGGCCCGTCGTGAAGAGACCGCCCGGCAGGCGCGAGAAGCACGTGAGAAACTTCAGAATGCCCATCCTCGATTACGGAGCCTGGCCGAACGGAATGCAGAACTGGTTGCACGTCGGCGTGCACTGCAGGAATTCCTGACAGAAAAATCGACCGACCTGACTGCCATCTCCGGCAAGCTGACCTCCGTCGAGGAGCAATTTGAAAACGTCAATAAGAAGAACCGCGTTCGACTAACCACGGCGCTCGGGGTCTTGCTGCGTAATCAGAGAAATCAGCTGCCTGACGCTGATGACTACTACGACATACGGCTTGAAGCCGAAGAGGATCTCGTTCGGCTGCAAACCGAACAAATGCAGCTGACGGACGAACGAAACGATCTGGGAGATATTGAAACACAAGTGAGCGCTGTTTTGGCAGATCAAACCAATCTCGCCGGGACAATCGAACAGCAACAGGTTTCCACCGATGGTTTCGCCAGTGAAGACCTGCGTCAGATGGCGTATGAATTGCTGACCGATCGTCGTAAATATCTGGATGATCTGCTTGCGGACTACTCCACGGGGCTGCAGACGCTGGGTGAAACGGACGTCGCATGTCGCCGCCTTGAATCATTAATTCAGCAGTTTGAAGCTTACATCGACGAACGAGTTCTCTGGATACGAAGTGCCAGCGCAGTGGGTATCGGTTTCCCGGCGAAAACAATCGAGACAGCACGCAGCTTCATCTGGCATCCCGAGTGGGTGCCGCTGATAATGTTTATCATCAGCGACGCTCAGGAATCATGGATCGAATACGCCTTGCTGCTGGCCGTGCTGGGGGTTCTGGTGGGATTTCGACGGCGGATGAAATCCACGATCGCAACGCTGGGCGTGACAGCCCAGAAGCAGACCGGCTCCGGCATTCCTCAGACGCTGCTTGCGACACTATTAACAATCATCATGGCATCCGTCTGGTCCGTGATTCTCTGGTTCATCGGCTGGCGGCTGGGCAAATGCGATCTGGATCTGGCTTCGGCGATGTCGGACGCCTTTCAGTTTGCCGCCCGGTGGCTCTGGAACGTGAACTCGTTTCGGGGACTTTGTCGGCAGAACGGTGTCGCACAATCGTTTCTGGAATGGCCCGAATCGATTGTTCAGAGCCTGAAACGCAATTTACTGCTTTATATCGCAGGAGCATTGCCGCTTGCGTTTATTGTTGTGGCATCCGACAAGGTCGATCAGGGGACCGCTTCAGATTCGGTCGGCCGCCTTGCATTTGTTTTGTATTCCCTCCTGCTGGCTACAATCCTTCGACGGCTTGTCAATCCAAACGGGTCTGTGATTGGAGACTTGCTGCGTTCGCGACCTGGTTCACTCATGTACCGGCTTCGGTGGTTATGGTACCCGGTCGCCATCGGCGCACCGCTTTGTCTGGCTGTTCTGGCCCTCATGGGCTACCAGTACACGGCCGAAGAATTAATGATGCGTCTGCAGATGACGATCGGGCTTTCGATTGTTCTGCTGATAATATACACCATGATGATGCAGTGGATGCTGGCGGCTCGTAGAGATCTCGCGATGAAACAGGCCAAAGCCAAACGAGCCGCTGCCATTGCCGCTCGGGAGAGCGAATCCGAAAACAGTGCCGGTACAACGCTGCCGCCCATTGAAGAACCCCACATCGACCTCAGCACCGTCAATCAGCAAATGCTTCGCCTTGTGCGAGCCACGCTGATCGTTATTTTCTTCGGATCGTCCTGGGCCATCTGGGGACAGGTTCTGCCCGCCCTTCAGGTCTTCAGCCGCTTCGAGCTGTGGCAGGTGGTTGTGGAATTCAGCGAAACAATCGACGACGGTGTTTCCACACCAACCGTTCAGGAAATATCCCGTGTCGAGAGCATTACTCTTGGACACATGCTGCTCGCCGTGATCGCCCTGATTGGTGCCGTCGTCGCAGGACGGAACGTGCCAGGGCTGCTGGAACTGGCTGTACTGCAGCGACTTCCAATTGACCAGGGTGGCCGGCATGCAATCACAACGCTTTGCCGTTATATCATCATGCTGTCCGGGATCATCTTTGCCAGCAACACAATCGGAGTCAGCTGGGGAAGCGTGCAGTGGTTGGTTGCAGCGTTGACGGTTGGTCTTGGCTTTGGCCTTCAGGAGATTTTCGCCAACTTCGTGTCGGGGTTGATTATCCTCTTCGAACGCCCCGTTCGAATTGGCGACGTTGTGACGATTGACGGAGTCAGTGGATGCGTCACTCGAATTCATATTCGAGCGACGACAATTACAGACTGGGACCGCAAAGAATACATCGTTCCCAACCGCGAGTTCGTTACAGGAAAACTGCTGAACTGGACTTTGTCGGACAAGACCAACCGCATTGTGATTAACGTGGGTATTGCCTACGGAAGCGACACTGAGCAGGCACTTGCTTTGTTGCTGAAAGTCGCAGAAGACCATCCCTTGATTTTGAGTGACCCTCCCCCCGTGGTTGCATTTGAGGGGTTTGGCGACAGCTGTCTGAATCTGGTACTGCGGTGTTTTCTCCCAAACCTCGACCAGCGATTAGCTGTGATTTCTCAGCTGCACGTGGATATCGATCGTGCGTACCGCGCTGCGGACATTGAGATGG
- a CDS encoding DUF1501 domain-containing protein — MALPEFFINRRRMLQVVSGGVAACSLPMAVDQTVDANESGSRKSAGQRAKSVLIVMLSGGPSQLDMWDPKPNAPAEIRGEFSAIDTAIPGVSIGEHMPRLAVQMDRWSVLRTMAHVEHNHLLATHVALTGRPTPLPRGGSDLDRVESRNDFPNFAAALDFIRPRTDGIPTGVSLPNYMIEGPLTWPGQHAGFLGARHDPWQINHDPNAADFKVDSLTLPGDVTSGRIGSRQQLLDRLNRDRSVLAGDNRLNAFAEQQDVAFSLLTSARIANAFEIQNESDADRDRYGRNKFGQSLLLSRRLVEAGVPIVQATMGIVQTWDTHVDNWGRLKNTLLPQLDQGLAALMDDLSGTGLLDQTLVIVMGEFGRTPRISTLPGQSIPGRDHWAHAYSGLFAGAGVRGGQAIGETDEHAAYPVTRGWSPADVCTTIFESLGVPHSAVVMDPLQRPNYLLNGEVISPLYSA; from the coding sequence ATGGCGTTACCCGAGTTCTTCATCAATCGCCGTCGGATGCTGCAGGTGGTTTCCGGCGGAGTCGCGGCGTGCAGTCTGCCTATGGCGGTTGATCAGACAGTTGATGCAAATGAATCAGGTTCTCGCAAAAGTGCTGGGCAGCGAGCGAAGTCCGTTTTAATCGTGATGCTCAGCGGCGGGCCAAGTCAGCTGGACATGTGGGATCCGAAGCCGAATGCTCCCGCAGAAATTCGGGGGGAGTTTTCCGCGATCGATACTGCCATTCCCGGCGTCTCCATTGGTGAACACATGCCGCGACTGGCTGTTCAGATGGATCGATGGAGCGTCCTTCGCACGATGGCTCACGTGGAGCACAATCACCTGCTGGCAACTCACGTGGCTTTAACCGGTCGACCCACACCGCTTCCGCGCGGCGGAAGTGATCTGGATCGCGTGGAGTCGCGGAACGACTTTCCGAACTTCGCTGCGGCGCTCGATTTTATTCGGCCGCGAACAGACGGTATTCCAACGGGCGTTTCCCTGCCGAATTACATGATCGAAGGTCCGCTCACCTGGCCCGGACAGCATGCCGGATTTCTGGGGGCGAGGCATGATCCGTGGCAGATCAATCATGATCCAAACGCGGCCGATTTTAAGGTGGATTCGCTCACGCTGCCAGGCGACGTGACATCCGGTCGAATTGGTTCGCGGCAGCAGTTGCTCGATCGACTAAATCGAGATCGTTCAGTGCTGGCCGGTGACAATCGATTGAATGCGTTCGCTGAACAGCAGGACGTGGCATTCTCTTTATTAACGTCGGCAAGGATTGCCAATGCGTTTGAAATCCAAAATGAGTCTGATGCGGACCGTGACCGCTACGGTCGCAATAAGTTCGGTCAGTCGTTGTTGCTATCCAGACGTTTGGTGGAAGCCGGTGTCCCTATCGTGCAGGCGACGATGGGCATCGTTCAAACATGGGATACTCACGTTGATAACTGGGGTCGATTGAAGAACACACTTCTGCCCCAGCTGGATCAGGGTCTGGCAGCTCTGATGGATGATCTCAGCGGAACCGGGCTGCTGGATCAGACGCTGGTGATCGTGATGGGAGAGTTCGGTCGAACGCCAAGAATCTCCACGCTGCCGGGGCAGAGCATTCCCGGTCGCGACCACTGGGCGCATGCGTATTCGGGACTGTTTGCCGGGGCGGGAGTGCGCGGCGGCCAGGCAATCGGCGAAACGGACGAGCATGCGGCCTATCCGGTGACGCGCGGCTGGAGCCCCGCTGACGTCTGTACGACGATCTTTGAATCGCTGGGTGTTCCGCACAGCGCTGTTGTAATGGACCCGCTGCAGCGGCCCAATTACCTGCTCAATGGCGAGGTGATTAGCCCCCTCTATTCGGCGTAG
- a CDS encoding GlsB/YeaQ/YmgE family stress response membrane protein, producing MSEVDMMEIIRSSLNELLRWVGFGTLTGLAAKAVMPGRDPGGAVATMLMGIGGSVIGCGTVLFFFRDASIDPISGKGFFAAVFGAFTLLFFYRLLAGSFFTETSGAEDKDLHKARKRTRRRKLVDEIVRDAA from the coding sequence ATGTCCGAAGTCGATATGATGGAGATCATTCGTTCAAGCCTGAACGAACTGCTTCGTTGGGTGGGCTTTGGGACGCTCACGGGGTTAGCTGCGAAGGCCGTCATGCCTGGACGCGATCCCGGCGGCGCAGTCGCGACGATGCTGATGGGGATTGGAGGCAGTGTCATCGGCTGTGGCACGGTCCTGTTTTTCTTCCGTGACGCGTCAATTGATCCCATCAGCGGCAAGGGTTTCTTCGCCGCGGTGTTTGGAGCATTCACCCTGTTGTTCTTCTACCGATTACTTGCAGGCTCATTCTTCACCGAAACCAGTGGAGCCGAAGACAAAGATCTGCACAAAGCACGCAAGAGGACACGGCGACGAAAACTGGTTGACGAAATCGTCAGAGATGCAGCCTGA